The following proteins are encoded in a genomic region of Ananas comosus cultivar F153 linkage group 25, ASM154086v1, whole genome shotgun sequence:
- the LOC109703537 gene encoding protein ASPARTIC PROTEASE IN GUARD CELL 2 gives MKHIKMAPPKPTTLLFLLLHLFSAAPFTAPAIDYHRVNLRDIAFEPSHHHHHHHIHNISKPSRNGTANKHELSLTLLHRDAVSGRSYASHRDRVADLLSRDSARAASITLRLSPEYYYHVDDFGSEVVSGLDEGSGEYFVRVGVGSPPKDQYLVVDSGSDVIWVQCQPCAQCYAQSDPVFDPAESSSFAGITCDSPICGILRSDKGGGGASASEGCGGGGEGGGEEERCRYEVTYGDGSYTRGVLALETLTFGGSAEVRDVAIGCGQRNRGLFVGAAGLLGLGWGPMSLVGQLGGAAGGAFSYCLVTRSGASGSSGSTGSLVLGRTAAVPVGAVWVPLARNPRAPSFYYVGVAGLGVGGARLPLLAELFRLGEDGGGGVVMDTGTAVTRLPGAAYAALRDAFAAAAPELPRAPGVSIFDACYDLSGYESVRVPTVSFYFADAGAGGAVLTLPARNFLIPVDGGGTFCFAFAAAADGGVSILGNVQQEGIQITVDAANGFVGFGPNTC, from the exons ATGAAACATATCAAAATGGCACCACCAAAACCAACCACTCTACTCTTTCTCCTACTCCACCTATTCTCCGCCGCGCCATTTACCGCTCCGGCCATCGACTACCACCGCGTAAACCTCCGCGACATCGCGTTTGAACCCTctcatcaccaccaccaccaccatatTCACAACATCAGCAAACCGTCGCGTAATGGTACTGCTAACAAGCACGAGCTCTCCCTAACTCTCCTCCACCGCGACGCGGTCTCCGGCCGCAGCTACGCCTCGCACCGCGACCGCGTCGCGGACCTCTTGAGCCGCGACTCGGCCCGCGCCGCATCCATTACGCTCCGCCTATCGCCCGAGTACTACTACCACGTCGACGACTTCGGGTCGGAGGTGGTCTCCGGCTTGGACGAGGGCAGCGGCGAGTACTTCGTCCGCGTCGGCGTCGGCAGCCCGCCCAAAGACCAGTACCTCGTCGTCGACTCCGGCAGCGACGTTATATGG GTGCAGTGCCAGCCCTGCGCGCAATGCTACGCGCAGTCGGACCCGGTGTTCGACCCGGCGGAGTCGTCCTCCTTCGCGGGCATCACCTGCGACTCTCCGATCTGCGGCATCCTCCGCTCCGacaagggcggcggcggcgcctcgGCGTCGGAGgggtgcggcggaggaggagaaggagggggagaggaggagcgGTGCCGGTACGAGGTGACGTACGGCGACGGGTCGTACACGCGGGGCGTGCTGGCGCTGGAGACGCTGACCTTCGGGGGGTCGGCGGAGGTGCGCGACGTGGCCATCGGGTGCGGGCAGCGGAACCGGGGGCTGTTCGTGGGCGCCGCCGGGCTGCTGGGCCTCGGGTGGGGGCCGATGTCGCTGGTCGGGCAGCTCGGCGGCGCGGCGGGGGGCGCCTTCAGCTACTGCCTCGTGACCCGGTCCGGCGCGTCGGGGTCGTCCGGCTCGACCGGGTCGCTGGTGCTCGGCCGGACCGCGGCGGTGCCGGTAGGGGCGGTGTGGGTCCCGCTGGCGCGGAACCCGCGGGCGCCGAGCTTCTACTACGTGGGCGTGGCGGGGCTCGGGGTCGGCGGGGCGCGGCTGCCGCTCCTGGCCGAGCTGTTCCGGCTCGGCGAGGACGGGGGCGGCGGCGTGGTGATGGACACGGGCACGGCGGTGACGCGCCTCCCCGGCGCCGCCTACGCCGCGCTGCGCGACGCCTTCGCGGCGGCCGCGCCGGAGCTCCCGCGCGCGCCCGGGGTGTCGATATTCGACGCGTGCTACGACCTGAGCGGGTACGAGAGCGTGCGCGTGCCGACGGTGTCGTTCTACTTCGCCGACGCGGGCGCGGGCGGGGCGGTGCTGACGCTGCCGGCGCGGAATTTCCTGATCCCCGTGGACGGCGGCGGCACCTTCTGCTTCGCCTTcgcggcggcggccgacggCGGCGTGTCCATCTTGGGGAACGTGCAGCAGGAAGGCATCCAGATCACCGTCGACGCCGCCAACGGCTTCGTCGGCTTCGGACCCAACAcctgctaa
- the LOC109703536 gene encoding MDIS1-interacting receptor like kinase 2, with product MQNPRWVFNLILVFTSFSSLVRSSFSSSPVCSTQDRDALLSFKGSIVKDTTGILSSWSGVDCCDGGWEGVDCNPATGRVISLQLQRPQNGEAGSGVFMQGSLSPSLGNLQFLEVMVVSGMKQINGFIPGSLSKLTHLTQLYLEDNMLQGPIPSSLGELVSLKALSLSGNQLQGQLPPSLGSISGLLQINVGKNHLVGSVPSAFKDLHSLQSLDLSYNLFSGGIPSFVGQLQNLTFLDLSHNQFSGGMPLALCSLSNVLDVSLSHNKLVGEIPTQIGKLRSLNTLDLSSNLLGGAIPESFGLLQKLWYLNISRNELSGSLPNGLANGLPSLLSVDLSYNKLEIETMPDWLRSRDLRDVHLAGCNIKGALKPFTKPGSLNSIDLSDNYVTGGISQLFTSMTSLQVVKLSNNLLSSSISEIFFPNGLSFLDLHSNQFYGSIPARINKLKLLQFLDLSSNKITGELPEFGEGTSLKWLDLSRNGINGQIPSSISKLSELQRLNLSRNQLKGTIPSSVGLMVRLEWLDLSSNGVIGRIPDSFKGLVNIKHVSLRNNRLCGEIPQQKPFNIFPAAAYAHNLCLCGQPLPPCRKI from the coding sequence ATGCAAAATCCCAGGTGGGTTTTTAATCTCATCCTTGTTTTTACATCTTTTAGTAGCCTCGTTCGATCTTCTTTTAGTAGCTCCCCAGTGTGTTCAACGCAAGATAGAGATGCGCTCCTTAGTTTTAAAGGGAGTATAGTGAAAGATACAACAGGGATTCTCTCTTCATGGAGTGGAGTTGATTGCTGTGATGGGGGTTGGGAGGGTGTGGATTGCAACCCAGCAACAGGGAGAGTCATTTCCCTGCAGCTACAGAGGCCACAGAATGGTGAAGCTGGTAGTGGTGTTTTCATGCAGGGGAGTCTCTCTCCTTCTTTGGGTAACCTCCAGTTTCTGGAGGTGATGGTTGTTAGTGGGATGAAGCAAATCAATGGCTTTATTCCTGGGAGTTTATCCAAGCTAACACATCTCACTCAGCTTTACCTTGAGGATAACATGCTTCAAGGGCCCATCCCTTCAAGTTTGGGTGAGTTGGTCTCCCTAAAAGCACTCTCACTTAGTGGGAATCAGCTTCAGGGACAGTTGCCTCCAAGTTTAGGGTCCATCTCTGGGCTGCTTCAGATAAATGTGGGGAAGAATCACTTGGTAGGTTCAGTTCCCTCTGCTTTTAAAGACCTCCATAGTTTGCAATCTCTTGATCTTAGTTACAATCTTTTCTCTGGGGGGATTCCTAGTTTTGTAGGGCAGTTGCAGAACCTGACCTTTTTAGACCTCTCACACAACCAGTTCTCAGGTGGTATGCCCCTTGCTCTGTGTAGTTTGAGTAATGTTTTGGATGTCTCATTGAGCCATAACAAGCTTGTAGGTGAAATCCCAACCCAAATTGGAAAACTTAGGTCTCTCAACACACTTGATCTTAGCAGTAACCTTCTTGGAGGAGCCATTCCAGAGTCATTTGGCTTGTTGCAGAAGCTGTGGTACCTCAACATCTCAAGAAATGAGCTCTCTGGTTCTCTTCCTAATGGGCTTGCTAATGGTTTACCTTCTCTTTTATCTGTTGACCTATCATACAATAAGCTTGAGATAGAAACCATGCCAGATTGGTTAAGAAGCAGAGATCTTAGAGATGTACACCTTGCTGGGTGTAACATTAAGGGAGCCCTGAAACCATTTACAAAACCAGGCTCATTAAACTCCATAGATTTATCTGATAATTATGTCACAGGAGGGATAAGTCAATTATTCACCAGCATGACAAGTTTGCAGGTGGTCAAGCTCTCTAACAACTTGTTAAGCTCTAGCATTTCGGAGATTTTCTTTCCGAATGGGCTCTCCTTTCTTGATCTCCACTCAAATCAGTTTTACGGGTCGATACCTGCTAGAATTAACAAGCTCAAGCTTTTACAGTTCCTGGATCTCTCAAGCAACAAAATCACAGGTGAGCTCCCTGAATTCGGCGAAGGAACGAGTTTGAAATGGCTTGATCTGTCCAGAAACGGAATCAATGGCCAAATACCAAGTTCAATTTCAAAGTTAAGCGAGCTACAAAGGCTCAATCTTTCGAGGAACCAACTCAAAGGAACAATCCCATCAAGTGTGGGTCTAATGGTGAGATTAGAATGGCTGGATTTGTCAAGCAATGGGGTGATAGGAAGAATACCAGATAGTTTCAAAGGGCTTGTGAACATAAAGCATGTGAGCTTGAGAAATAATAGGCTATGTGGGGAAATACCTCAACAAAAGCCCTTCAACATCTTTCCAGCAGCTGCTTATGCCCATAACCTGTGCCTTTGTGGCCAACCTCTGCCACCTTGTAGGAAAATATGA
- the LOC109703542 gene encoding high mobility group B protein 7-like, protein RTRKRVEAETSTLKRARDGSAFTRCEGCNKDVPVVLIDMHSCSLDSKIRMSLEAQVVEKVVEPKKSTEKKRVASSSPKERKGKKEKRMKNPNKPKRPPTAFFLFMDDFRKSYKEANPGSKGGALVAKEGGAKWKSMTEEEKKPYVDKAEELRAEYDKAVKEDNAENEDADENEVSGKEESDKEGSDKEESDKEAEKKEADKKESEEEVE, encoded by the exons agGACGCGGAAGAGGGTGGAGGCAGAGACGAGCACGTTGAAGCGCGCGAGAGATGGAAGCGCCTTCACAAGATG TGAAGGGTGCAACAAGGACGTCCCCGTGGTTCTCATCGACATGCATAGTTGCAGCCTCGACTCCAAGATTAGGATGAGTTTGG AGGCTCAAGTGGTTGAGAAGGTTGTCGAGCCTAAGAAGTCCACTGAGAA GAAGAGAGTGGCTTCATCGAGCCCgaaggagagaaagggaaagaaggagaagagaatgAAAAATCCGAACAAGCCCAAGCGCCCACCTACTGCTTTCTTTCTCTTCAT GGATGACTTTAGGAAGTCATATAAAGAAGCAAATCCTGGTTCTAAGGGTGGTGCTTTG GTTGCTAAGGAAGGGGGGGCTAAGTGGAAATCTATGACAGAGGAG GAGAAAAAGCCTTATGTTGACAAAGCAGAAGAGCTTCGAGCAGAGTATGATAAAGCAGTAAAGGAAGATAATGCAGAGAATGAGGATGCCGAT GAGAATGAAGTGTCTGGGAAGGAAGAATCTGATAAAGAAGGCTCTGACAAGGAGGAATCTGATAAAGAAGCTGAGAAGAAAGAAGCAGACAAGAAAGAATCTGAGGAGGAAGTAGAGTAA
- the LOC109703535 gene encoding uncharacterized protein LOC109703535, translated as MLRFGAPFSASPLLTRRLLLSLPPLLLVSPAANPSPNPSVFSSIYASMASVAATPVAKKVRHEMEMFGDVRVDDYYWLRDDSRSNPDVLSHLKAENDYTTLMMSDVKKFQDQIYAEIRGRIKEDDISAPLRRGSYYYYKRTLKGKEYVQHCRRIISSQAPPSVFDEMPLGPEAPEEHVILDENIKALGHDYYSIGAFKVSPNNKLVAYAEDTKGDEIYTVYIIDAENGCPVGTHLTGITSSVEWAGDEALVYITMDEILRPDKVWLHKIGSDQSSDICLYHEKDDMFSLDLQASESKQYLFVESESKNTRFIFYLNILKQESGLMTLTARVDGVDTSASHRGNHFFIKRRSEEFYNSELVACPLDDVTATTVLLPHRESVKIQDFQLFSDHIAVYERENGLPKVTVYGLPAVGETIGQLKGGRVVDFVDPVYSVDPAECEFSSSILRFYYSSMKTPPSAYDYDMNTGVSVLKKIETVLGGFDASNYVTERKWAVASDGTQIPISILYRKNQVKLDGSDPLLLYGYGSYEICIDPSFKATRLSLVDRGFIFAIAHIRGGGEMGRRWYENGKLLKKKNTFTDFITCAEYLIANRYCSKEKLSINGRSAGGLLMGAVLNMRPDLFKAAVAGVPFVDVLTTMLDPTIPLTTSEWEEWGDPRKEEFYYYMKSYSPVDNIKAQNYPNILVTAGLNDPRVLYSEPAKFVAKLREMKTDDNSLLFKCELGAGHFSKSGRFEKLEEDAFTYTFILKALDMIPQASL; from the exons ATGCTGCGTTTCGGCGCACCATTCTCCGCTTCTCCTCTCCTCACGCGCCgactcctcctctccctcccacCTCTCCTCCTCGTCTCCCCCGCGGcaaaccctagccctaaccCTAGCGTCTTCTCTTCCATCTACGCGTCCATGGCGTCCGTGGCGGCGACTCCGGTGGCGAAGAAGGTGAGGCACGAAATGGAGATGTTCGGTGACGTCCGCGTCGACGATTACTACTGGCTCCGCGACGACTCGCGTAGTAACCCCGATGTGCTCTCCCACCTCAAAGCCGAGAACGACTACACCACTCTCATGATGTCTG ATGTGAAAAAGTTTCAGGACCAAATATATGCTGAGATTAGAGGAAGGATCAAGGAAGATGATATTTCTGCACCTCTTCGTAGAGGATCTTATTACTATTATAAGAGAACATTGAAAGGAAAGGAGTATGTGCAGCATTGCAGACGCATTATCTCAAGTCAAGCACCGCCTTCTGTTTTTGATGAAATGCCTTTGGGACCTGAAGCACCTGAAGAGCATGTTATATTGGATGAAAATATTAAGGCCCTGGGGCATGACTATTATAGCATTGGAGCTTTTAAG GTCAGCCCAAATAATAAGCTGGTGGCTTATGCGGAAGACACGAAAGGCGATGAGATTTATACTGTTTACATAATTGATGCTGAAAATGGTTGTCCTGTTGGGACACATTTAACGGGAATAACATCAAGCGTTGAGTGGGCTGGCGATGAGGCTTTAGTGTACATTACGATGGATGAGATTCTTCGGCCAGACAAG GTATGGTTACACAAAATAGGATCTGATCAATCAAGTGATATTTGCCTCTATCACGAAAAGGATGACATGTTTTCTCTTGATCTCCAAGCTTCTGAAAGCAAGCAGTATTTGTTTGTTGAATCTGAAAGCAAAAATACACGGTTCATCTTCTACCTAAATATATTAAAGCAAGAAAGTGGGCTTATGACTTTGACAGCTCGTGTAGATGGTGTTGACACATCAGCTAGTCACCGTGGAAATCATTTCTTTATAAAGAGGAGAAGTGAAGAGTTCTACAATTCAGAATTAGTTGCTTGTCCATTGGACGATGTAACTGCAACTACAGTTCTGCTTCCACACAGAGAAAG TGTGAAAATACAGGATTTTCAACTTTTCAGCGATCACATTGCTGTATATGAGCGTGAAAATGGTCTACCAAAGGTAACTGTATATGGTCTTCCAGCTGTTGGGGAAACAATTGGACAGCTCAAAGGTGGCAGAGTAGTTGATTTTGTTGATCCAGTATATTCGGTGGATCCTGCTGAGTGTGAATTTTCTTCAAGCATTTTACGGTTTTATTATAGCTCAATGAAGACCCCGCCTTCTGCATATGACTATGACATGAATACAGGAGTATCTGTTTTGAAGAAGATTGAGACA GTGTTAGGTGGGTTTGACGCATCAAATTATGTGACAGAAAGAAAATGGGCAGTTGCTTCTGATGGTACTCAGATTCCTATTTCAATTCTTTACAGAAAGAATCAAGTGAAGCTTGATGGTTCTGATCCCCTGTTACTTTATGGTTACGGTTCATATGAG ATATGTATAGATCCCAGTTTCAAGGCAACGAGATTGTCTTTGGTGGACAGGGGCTTCATATTTGCCATAGCACACATTCGCGGAGGTGGGGAAATGGGTAGGCGGTGGTACGAGAATGGGAAGTTGTTGAAAAAGAAGAACACTTTCACTGATTTCATCACTTGTGCCGAGTATTTAATAGCAAATAGATATTGCTCAAAGGAAAAGCTCAGCATTAATGGCAGGAGTGCTGGAGGCTTGCTAATGGGGGCTGTTCTAAACATGCGGCCTGATTTGTTTAAGGCAGCTGTTGCAGGAGTACCTTTTGTTGATGTGCTGACAACCATGCTTGATCCAACTATCCCTCTGACGACGTCTGAATGGGAG GAATGGGGTGATCCACGGAAGGAGGAATTTTATTACTATATGAAGTCATACTCTCCAGTCGATAAT ATAAAAGCACAAAATTACCCTAACATTCTTGTTACCGCTGGTTTAAATG ATCCTCGTGTACTCTACTCTGAGCCTGCTAAGTTTGTCGCAAAGTTACGTGAGATGAAGACTGATGACAATAGTCTGTTGTTTAAATGCGAACTTGGCGCCGGGCACTTCTCTAAATCCGGCAG ATTTGAGAAGCTAGAGGAGGATGCTTTCACTTATACTTTTATCCTCAAGGCGCTGGATATGATCCCACAAGCTTCATTATAG
- the LOC109703541 gene encoding NDR1/HIN1-like protein 13, producing the protein MADHQRIHPVDVERPPPSAPAVPDAFLGSDKTEEAGLLPPNRPASSAEVPRKKRNRCCRCLCWTVVAVVVVIVLLAATVGILYLVFRPKIPKYSVNRLTVTAFSVDANLTARATFNVTVTAWNPNKKIGIYYDDGSDIGAWYENTKLCNGTFPEFYQGHRNTTVLGIMLSGEARLQGELLSALQQAEAEGSVPITVRVDVPVQIKFGAVKLWRMTGKGTCDLVLSSLSAGDEISIKSSSCHFKLKL; encoded by the exons ATGGCCGATCATCAGAGAATCCATCCGGTGGACGTCGAGAGGCCCCCGCCGTCGGCTCCGGCGGTCCCCGACGCCTTTTTGGGTTCTGACAAGACCGAAGAAGCCGGCCTGCTGCCGCCTAACAGACCCGCCTCCTCTGCCGAAGTACCCAGGAAGAAGCGAAACCGCTGCTGCAGGTGCCTTTGCTGGACCGTCGTCGCCGTGgtcgtcgtcatcgtcctcCTCGCTGCTACCGTCGGGATTCTATACCTTGTATTCCGGCCGAAGATCCCCAAGTACTCCGTCAACCGCCTCACCGTCACCGCGTTCAGTGTTGACGCCAACCTCACTGCTCGCGCCACTTTCAACGTGACG GTAACGGCATGGAACCCGAATAAGAAGATTGGCATTTACTACGACGACGGCAGCGACATCGGCGCGTGGTACGAGAACACGAAGCTGTGCAACGGCACCTTCCCGGAGTTCTACCAGGGCCACCGGAACACAACAGTGCTCGGCATCATGCTAAGTGGCGAGGCGCGTTTGCAAGGGGAGCTTCTGTCGGCGCTACAGCAGGCGGAGGCCGAGGGGTCAGTGCCGATAACCGTGCGGGTCGATGTGCCGGTGCAGATCAAGTTTGGCGCCGTGAAGCTGTGGAGGATGACCGGAAAGGGGACGTGTGATTTGGTGCTGAGCAGTTTGAGCGCCGGAGATGAGATCAGCATTAAATCTAGCAGTTGCCACTTTAAGCTGAAGCTGTAG
- the LOC109703611 gene encoding uncharacterized protein LOC109703611, with protein sequence MGFLDGFFFFLSGRERAAEMESEAVPDPVPGLSSVANSVVYRCSRILALSTEQLVQRFEAELPDHANQDCLYARNLVEYCSYRALHEETKHPDHLADNEFRVLTFDMMLAWETPDTEKESMLNEPACSDHFGAEDDDGGSLFYASATRLATQVDGKRTVGAAAFAKIAPACPSVADPITVHNLFDALTSSSGGRLHFLIYAKYLKSLEKVLRCAKCVLDPSHASILQLPEGEIILDVDGAMPTKPILQHIGTSTWPGRLTLTNHALYFESFGVGFSYNKAVMYDLAKDLKQVVKRECTGPWGARLFDKAVMYRSSSLAEPIFLEFPQFKGHSRRDYWFAIIKEVLHVHKFIRKYKLGKYLKAEALSEATLGILRYRALKEGFHILPSHFKTTLAFNLAEKLPKGDKILKALNKHLEVVCSDEKPQAGTFPLSVYTLSRMGLLSLREEDTPEERGYIVGDVGIGGTSPLRRAVRESVCYSGRVEVARATLDQVKVKDIDTNLAVIKELLFPCIELGKQLKLLVDWEDPFKSHAVLVLILFIVYRGWIRYILPCIFFSCAAFMLWQKHNNHGKPIDAFEIAPPPSRNPVEQLLTLPELVSKLETNVQAGSIVLLKLRAIMFAAFPQTTNKVAVALIAAAFAFAFVPFKNLLLLVLLEAYTRHMPLRKASSEKLIRRVREWWVRIPAAPVQILKHQESRKSK encoded by the exons ATGGGGTTCCTTGACgggttcttcttcttcctcagcgGCAGAGAAAGGGCCGCGGAGATGGAGAGTGAAGCCGTGCCCGATCCCGTCCCCGGCCTCTCCTCCGTCGCCAACTCCGTCGTCTATCGATGCTCGAG GATACTTGCGCTGTCAACAGAGCAGTTGGTGCAGCGTTTCGAGGCCGAGCTTCCCGACCACGCCAATCAGGATTGTTTATATGCTAGGAATCTTGTAGAATACTGTTCTTACAGGGCTCTTCATGAGGAAACTAAGCATCCGGATCATCTCGCAGATAACGAGTTTCGCGTTCTAACATTCGACATGATGCTTGCTTGGGAAACCCCTGATACCGAGAAAGAATCTATGCTAAAT GAACCGGCGTGCTCCGACCATTTTGGAGCTGAGGATGACGACGGAGGATCCTTGTTTTACGCGAGTGCTACGAGATTGGCTACGCAG GTCGACGGGAAGAGGACTGTTGGGGCAGCAGCATTCGCGAAAATAGCCCCTGCATGTCCTTCTGTAGCTGATCCAATCACCGTCCACAATTTATTCGATGCGCTCACAAGCTCTTCCGGTGGCCGACTCCATTTTCTCATATACGCCAAGTACCTGAAAAGCCTAGAGAA GGTGCTCAGATGTGCCAAGTGCGTATTGGATCCGTCCCACGCTTCTATACTTCAACTTCCTGAGGGAGAAATCATCTTAGATGTCGACGGTGCCATGCCGACTAAACCTATTCTCCAACACATCGGAACATCCACATGGCCTG GACGGCTGACGCTTACCAACCACGCTCTTTACTTCGAGTCATTTGGGGTCGGTTTTTCCTATAATAAAGCTGTTATGTATGATTTggcgaaggacttgaagcaggTCGTAAAGCGCGAGTGCACCGGGCCGTGGGGTGCTCGTCTCTTCGATAAGGCCGTAATGTATAGGTCGAGTTCTCT AGCAGAGCCCATATTTCTGGAGTTCCCTCAATTCAAAGGCCATTCACGCAGAGATTACTGGTTTGCGATCATTAAAGAAGTATTGCATGTTCACAAGTTCATCAGGAAGTATAAGCTCGGGAAGTATCTGAAAGCCGAAGCCCTTTCTGAGGCCACTTTAGGCATTTTGAGATATCGCGCTTTGAAGGAAGGTTTCCATATCCTGCCATCGCACTTTAAGACTACGCTTGCGTTCAACTTAGCTGAGAAACTTCCGAAAGGAGACAAGATATTGAAAGCTTTAAATAAGCACTTGGAGGTCGTATGTTCGGACGAAAAGCCGCAGGCAGGTACTTTTCCGCTTTCGGTATATACCCTTTCCAGAATGGGCCTTCTCTCACTAAGAGAAGAAGATACTCCTGAAGAGAGAGGTTATATAGTTGGTGATGTCGGTATCGGGGGGACAAGTCCTCTTCGAAGGGCTGTTAGAGAATCAGTTTGTTACTCTGGCAGAGTCGAGGTGGCACGTGCGACACTGGATCAGGTTAAAGTGAAAGATATTGACACAAATTTAGCTGTAATAAAG GAATTGCTTTTCCCTTGCATAGAACTGGGCAAACAACTCAAGTTACTGGTCGACTGGGAAGATCCTTTTAAATCACATGCAGTTCTCGTTTTGATCCTTTTCATTGTTTACAG AGGTTGGATCAGGTACATCTTGCCTTGCATATTCTTCTCTTGTGCCGCTTTCATGCTGTGGCAGAAGCATAACAATCATGGGAAGCCGATAGATGCCTTCGAAATTGCACCACCGCCTAGTCGGAACCCTGTCGAGCAACTTTTGACGTTACCAGAACTTGTTTCTAAACTAGAAACAAATGTCCAGGCCGGAAGTATCGTTCTTCTCAAGCTCAGAGCTATCATGTTTGCAGCATTTCCGCAG ACTACGAACAAGGTGGCGGTCGCTTTGATTGCCGCAGCGTTTGCCTTCGCCTTCGTGCCTTTCAAAAACCTGCTTCTGTTAGTGCTACTGGAGGCGTACACGAGGCACATGCCGCTGAGGAAAGCGAGCAGCGAGAAGTTGATTAGGAGAGTAAGGGAGTGGTGGGTCCGCATTCCTGCTGCCCCTGTCCAGATCTTGAAACACCAAGAGAGCAGAAAATCGAAATGA
- the LOC109703724 gene encoding uncharacterized protein LOC109703724, with amino-acid sequence MSKQRVALLGALLLAVVSNSYADLYGNPSPPPPSRVSGREFPPDNSTGDDGTRCAGIFLTCPSECPSQKPGNPNDKACVVDCNNPKCEPSCTSRTPNCDNKGSGCKDPRFVGADGAVFYFHGHAGRHFALVSDPNLQINARFVGFRPAGRRRDFTWIQSLGIRFGAHAFTVAAVTAPSWDPRADHLSLTFDGAPINLDPGHLSSWTADGLRVERSGTVNTLFVTLPNVFEISATVTPVTKEDDRIHRYGIPEGDCFAHLDVQFKIFKLSERVEGVLGQTYRPDFYSPVKQGVPMPVMGGEDRYETSALLSANCRSCVFAPEVAAVTEAIEVNPTVVDCTSNGRSGYAVVCRR; translated from the exons ATGAGCAAACAACGTGTCGCTCTCCTCGGAGCTCTTCTCCTCGCAGTTGTTTCTAACAGTTATGCAGATTTGTACGGCAacccctcgccgccgccgccgtcccgaGTGAGCGGGCGCGAGTTCCCGCCGGACAACAGCACGGGCGACGACGGCACGCGGTGCGCCGGCATCTTCCTGACGTGCCCGTCCGAGTGCCCCAGCCAGAAGCCCGGAAACCCCAACGACAAGGCTTGTGTCGTCGACTGCAATAACCCCAAATGCGAGCCCTCCTGCACAT ctCGTACGCCCAACTGTGACAACAAGGGCTCCGGCTGCAAAGACCCCAGGTTCGTCGGCGCCGACGGCGCCGTCTTCTACTTCCACGGCCACGCCGGCCGCCACTTTGCGCTCGTCTCCGACCCGAACCTCCAGATCAACGCCCGTTTCGTCGGCTTCCGCCCCGCGGGCCGCCGCCGTGACTTCACCTGGATACAGTCCCTCGGCATCCGCTTCGGCGCCCACGCCTTTACAGTCGCCGCTGTCACCGCCCCATCCTGGGACCCCCGAGCCGACCACCTCTCCCTCACATTCGACGGCGCCCCCATCAACCTCGATCCAGGCCACCTCTCCTCCTGGACTGCCGACGGCCTCCGGGTCGAGCGGAGCGGCACCGTTAACACCCTCTTCGTTACGCTTCCGAACGTGTTTGAGATATCGGCGACCGTCACCCCTGTAACAAAGGAGGATGATCGGATACATAG ATATGGAATACCAGAGGGGGATTGCTTTGCGCACTTGGACGTGCAGTTCAAAATTTTCAAGCTGTCGGAGAGGGTGGAGGGAGTGCTGGGGCAGACGTACCGGCCGGATTTCTACAGCCCGGTGAAGCAGGGGGTGCCGATGCCGGTCATGGGCGGGGAGGACCGCTACGAGACGTCTGCGCTGCTGTCGGCGAACTGCAGGAGCTGCGTCTTCGCGCCTGAGGTGGCCGCGGTGACGGAGGCGATCGAGGTCAACCCGACGGTCGTGGACTGCACTAGCAATGGACGAAGCGGGTACGCGGTGGTTTGCCGGCGGTGA